A genome region from Chloroherpetonaceae bacterium includes the following:
- a CDS encoding multifunctional oxoglutarate decarboxylase/oxoglutarate dehydrogenase thiamine pyrophosphate-binding subunit/dihydrolipoyllysine-residue succinyltransferase subunit produces the protein MTASEISDSLHQRLVDIFGTNTPFVQELYAQYLEKPESLSENWRVFFRALETGSLNLSALETAPPSNSSHSENGAHTAVANGVGTSPSPSAAPIGATHSSSASLVPLAPSYASLDKLDLDPEDRLRPLSGSAALIAQNMERSLGVPTATSVRTVPVKALEENRLILNQHLQLIGRGKAAFTHFIAWAIIQALKRYPAMNAKYVLVGGRPYRIERKHIHFGLAVDIVRKDGTRSLVVPNIKYAEQLNFEQFFNAYNALIERARKNALEPDDFQGTTASLTNPGTIGTAMSVPRLMQGQSVIVAAGAIDYPAEFQGMSPQTLSQLGVSKVMTLTSTYDHRIIQGAESGEFLAYIHKLLLGEEGFYDEIFHALNVPHRPFRHTVDKSHLSFTGGLSTEDAVRKQARVMQLINSYRVRGHLIANINPLEYKPHYHPELEPDFYDLSIWDLDREFITTNFGDKPVMTLREILEKVRKAYCEKIGVEYMNIQSLEQKRWIQRHIENRSEQLQFSREDKIAIYKNLVRAEGFERYLHLKYLGHKRFSIEGGESAIAITDFIIREAAVYGVKEVVIGMAHRGRLNVLTNIVGKPFETLFVEFEGKPLPMKADYLTQGSGDVKYHLGATGVRIGRNGKEIKVSVASNPSHLEAVNPVVEGIVRAKQDRMGDQKRNAIIPFLIHGDAAFAGQGVVTETLNLSQLEGYATGGTIHLIINNQIGFTTTPNEARSTLYATDVAKMVQAPIFHVNGDDPEACLIVAKLALDYRMTFNSDVVIDMLCYRRHGHNEGDDPGYTQPVMYRKIRNHPSVRELYEQQLIREGVLTPEEAKEMMEEFKRELDAASEYAKAISQERNTKPEAKADLPLAVDPREIVARYRGRSPNTGTTLESLQTVVRAMLTLPKGFNLNKKLEQQFARRAELLGENALEAPIDWAFAEALAFGTLLLEGYPVRLSGQDSTRGTFSQRHLSVFDMETGEEYTPLKHISPTQAPFYVNDSLLSEFAAMGFEFGYSVADPLTLTIWEAQFGDFANGAQIIIDQFISSTESKWGQPSGLVLLLPHGYEGQGPEHSSARLERFLQLCAEVNMQVVNCTTPAQYFHLLRRQVYAGNIKPLVVMTPKSLLRHPLVISKASELLEGKFRNVLDEIDPIEAPRRLIFCTGKIYYELLQERRRREQRDIAIVRIEQLYPFPEKRLSYLIEKYAAVQDVVWVQEEPKNMGAWSFIAPLLSELLQPHQKLRYVGRPASASPATGYIKQHEQEQAAIVHQALAE, from the coding sequence ATGACAGCTTCAGAAATTTCTGACTCGCTACACCAGCGACTTGTGGACATTTTCGGCACAAATACGCCCTTTGTGCAAGAGCTGTATGCGCAATACTTGGAAAAGCCTGAATCGCTGAGCGAAAACTGGCGTGTGTTTTTCCGTGCGCTAGAAACTGGCTCGCTAAATCTAAGCGCACTCGAAACTGCGCCACCCAGCAATAGCAGCCACTCTGAAAATGGTGCACACACTGCAGTAGCAAATGGTGTAGGGACATCGCCGAGTCCCAGTGCGGCGCCAATAGGTGCGACCCATAGCTCCAGTGCATCGCTAGTGCCGCTGGCACCGAGCTACGCTTCACTGGATAAGTTAGACCTAGACCCAGAAGACCGCCTAAGACCACTGTCTGGTTCGGCAGCGCTGATTGCCCAAAATATGGAGCGCTCGCTGGGCGTGCCGACCGCTACATCAGTTCGCACTGTGCCTGTCAAAGCACTTGAAGAAAATCGCTTGATTTTGAACCAACACTTGCAGCTCATTGGTCGTGGCAAAGCAGCATTTACGCACTTCATCGCTTGGGCCATCATTCAGGCGTTAAAGAGGTATCCAGCGATGAATGCGAAATATGTGCTGGTGGGTGGGCGGCCCTATCGCATTGAGCGCAAACACATTCACTTTGGCTTAGCAGTTGACATAGTGCGCAAGGATGGCACACGCTCACTGGTGGTGCCCAACATCAAGTATGCAGAGCAGCTGAATTTTGAGCAGTTCTTCAATGCCTACAATGCGCTGATTGAGCGAGCACGCAAAAACGCGCTCGAGCCAGATGATTTTCAAGGCACTACAGCCTCACTGACCAATCCGGGCACAATTGGCACAGCTATGAGCGTGCCGCGCCTGATGCAGGGACAAAGTGTGATTGTAGCCGCAGGCGCAATTGACTACCCAGCAGAGTTTCAAGGCATGTCGCCGCAGACGCTCTCTCAACTGGGTGTCAGCAAGGTGATGACGCTCACCAGCACATATGACCATCGCATTATTCAAGGAGCAGAGTCGGGCGAATTTCTGGCTTACATTCATAAGCTCCTCTTAGGCGAAGAGGGTTTCTATGATGAGATTTTCCATGCCCTCAATGTTCCGCATCGACCATTTAGGCACACAGTTGATAAATCGCACCTTAGTTTCACAGGGGGTCTGAGCACCGAAGATGCGGTGCGCAAGCAGGCGCGCGTGATGCAACTCATCAACTCCTATCGCGTGCGTGGTCACCTAATTGCCAACATCAACCCGCTTGAATACAAGCCACATTATCACCCCGAACTTGAGCCTGACTTCTACGACCTCTCAATTTGGGATTTAGACCGAGAGTTCATCACGACCAACTTTGGCGACAAGCCCGTGATGACTTTGCGCGAAATTCTGGAAAAAGTCCGCAAAGCCTACTGCGAGAAAATCGGCGTCGAGTATATGAACATTCAATCGCTGGAACAGAAACGCTGGATTCAGCGACACATTGAAAACCGCTCGGAGCAATTGCAATTTTCTCGCGAGGACAAAATTGCCATCTACAAAAATTTGGTGCGTGCTGAGGGCTTTGAGCGATACCTGCACCTCAAATACTTAGGGCACAAGCGCTTCTCAATTGAGGGCGGCGAGTCGGCGATTGCAATTACCGATTTCATCATTCGTGAGGCAGCGGTGTATGGCGTCAAAGAAGTGGTGATTGGAATGGCGCACCGCGGTCGACTCAATGTGCTCACCAATATCGTCGGCAAGCCATTCGAGACACTGTTTGTCGAGTTTGAGGGTAAGCCCCTGCCGATGAAAGCTGATTACCTGACACAAGGCTCAGGCGATGTGAAGTATCACTTGGGTGCAACGGGGGTGCGCATTGGTCGTAATGGCAAAGAAATTAAAGTCTCCGTAGCATCAAACCCGAGCCATCTGGAAGCAGTAAATCCCGTCGTGGAGGGAATTGTGCGCGCCAAGCAAGACCGAATGGGCGACCAAAAACGCAATGCGATTATCCCATTCCTCATTCACGGCGATGCAGCCTTTGCAGGGCAAGGCGTGGTAACCGAGACGCTTAATCTCTCACAACTTGAAGGCTACGCCACAGGCGGCACGATTCACCTCATCATCAATAACCAAATCGGCTTTACCACCACACCGAATGAAGCCCGCTCAACACTCTATGCGACGGATGTAGCAAAAATGGTGCAAGCGCCGATTTTCCATGTCAATGGCGACGACCCAGAAGCCTGCCTCATTGTGGCAAAACTGGCGCTCGACTATCGAATGACCTTCAACAGTGATGTGGTAATTGATATGCTCTGCTACCGCCGACATGGACACAACGAAGGTGATGACCCGGGCTACACGCAGCCTGTGATGTATCGCAAAATCCGCAATCACCCATCGGTGCGAGAACTCTATGAGCAGCAGCTCATTCGAGAAGGCGTGCTGACGCCCGAGGAAGCAAAAGAGATGATGGAAGAGTTTAAGCGTGAGTTAGATGCAGCGTCAGAATATGCAAAGGCTATCTCACAGGAGCGTAACACAAAGCCCGAAGCAAAAGCAGATTTACCGCTGGCAGTTGACCCGCGCGAAATTGTGGCGCGCTATCGAGGCAGGTCGCCAAACACGGGAACAACGCTGGAAAGTCTGCAGACCGTAGTGCGGGCTATGCTCACGCTGCCGAAGGGCTTCAACCTGAATAAGAAGCTCGAGCAGCAATTTGCGCGCCGTGCGGAACTGCTGGGCGAAAACGCACTCGAAGCTCCAATTGACTGGGCCTTTGCAGAGGCGCTTGCTTTTGGCACGCTTCTGCTGGAAGGCTATCCAGTTCGCCTAAGCGGACAGGATAGCACGCGTGGCACCTTCAGCCAGCGCCATCTAAGCGTCTTTGATATGGAAACGGGAGAGGAATACACGCCCTTAAAGCACATTTCACCGACGCAAGCACCATTCTATGTGAACGATAGCTTACTTTCCGAATTTGCGGCAATGGGCTTTGAGTTTGGTTACAGTGTAGCGGACCCGCTCACACTCACCATCTGGGAAGCGCAGTTTGGTGATTTTGCCAACGGCGCTCAGATTATCATTGACCAATTTATTTCTAGCACAGAGTCCAAATGGGGGCAGCCTTCAGGTTTAGTGTTGCTTTTGCCACACGGCTATGAGGGACAGGGACCAGAGCACTCTTCCGCACGCTTAGAGCGTTTCCTACAACTTTGCGCTGAGGTCAATATGCAAGTTGTAAACTGCACGACGCCTGCACAGTATTTTCACCTGCTGCGCCGCCAAGTGTATGCAGGAAATATCAAGCCGCTGGTGGTGATGACGCCAAAAAGTCTTCTACGCCACCCGTTGGTGATTTCCAAAGCCTCAGAACTGCTTGAGGGCAAGTTTCGCAATGTGCTCGATGAAATTGACCCGATTGAGGCACCACGTCGCCTGATTTTCTGCACAGGCAAAATCTACTACGAACTGTTGCAGGAGCGGCGTCGCCGTGAACAGCGTGATATTGCCATCGTGCGCATTGAGCAGCTTTATCCCTTCCCAGAAAAGCGACTCAGCTACCTAATTGAAAAGTATGCGGCAGTTCAAGATGTGGTCTGGGTGCAAGAAGAGCCTAAGAATATGGGAGCTTGGTCATTCATTGCCCCACTCCTAAGTGAATTGCTTCAGCCTCATCAAAAATTGCGTTATGTGGGACGACCAGCGTCAGCTAGTCCTGCAACAGGCTACATCAAGCAACACGAGCAAGAGCAGGCAGCGATTGTGCATCAAGCACTCGCTGAATGA
- the ileS gene encoding isoleucine--tRNA ligase → MRKFKELPPDITYSALEAEILSFWKANRIFEKSVTSRQHAPQFTFYEGPPTVNGKPGVHHVLSRTTKDLICRYKTLKGYCVPRKAGWDTHGLPVEISVEKKLGLKNKAAVEAYGIAEFNREARNLVYFHIQDNKEGWGRLTDQMGYWCDLENPYITCDNAYIESVWWGLKQIFDKGLIYKDYKIVPQDPKSETVLSSHELALGYKEVKDPSIYVKFKRKGCDNEYFLAWTTTPWTLISNVCLAVHPEVEYVRVRVGNEIYVLAKARLSVLGEPSPENPIEILEAFRGRVLEFAEYEQILPHLKVKEKAFFVTLGDFVSTADGTGIVHCAPAFGADDYEISKKYGLPMYQPIARNGHFTDEVPRYAGKFFKDADAEIIAELKAAGRLFRKETITHSYPFSWRYDVPVMYYARESWYIRTTAVAQRMVELNRTINWQPPEIGTGRFGNWLEENKDWALSRERFWGTPLPIWVSEDFKIGDDHTSGNLFCIGSIAELKEGFIDIDGKPYKLGDALAQGLVELDLHKPFVDQIYFIRNGKKFTRTPELIDVWFDSGAMPFAQWHYPFENQEAFERGFPADYICEAVDQTRGWFYTLHAIATLIFDKPAFKNLIVNGHILDKNKQKMSKSKGNVVDPFVIMNRYGADSLRWYLVNSSPVWLPKAFDEEEILEEQRKFFRSFIESYKFFALYANVDGFEYKEARLPVRERTELDRWILSVLNTLIQGVDDALANYDPTTATRLIEDFTVNQLSNWYIRRSRRRFWKGEMGLDKLAAYQTLYECLITVAKLVSPFCPFIAEEIYRNLNTVTGKEPYESVHLSYFPEIEPEAIDKALEARMKKAQAICSLALSLRKKAELKVRQPLRRMLLPVLDKETRREIETVKDIILEEVNIKSIEFVDDESGIVSKKAKPNFRTLGKKFGKEVNAVANRIRMLSAQEITKLERSGSLELELNGRTVSIVKEDVEILTEDLEGWLVASDETLKLTVALDTELTQELIWEGLARELVSRVQALRKERGLDITDRIILRIDAPEALRHAIEHNRDYIQNETLATRIDWTLNGGERAEEDINGERCRIELEKL, encoded by the coding sequence ATGCGAAAGTTCAAAGAACTCCCTCCTGACATTACATACAGTGCACTGGAAGCTGAGATTCTCAGTTTCTGGAAAGCCAACCGCATCTTTGAAAAAAGTGTTACCTCTCGCCAGCACGCACCGCAGTTTACATTCTATGAGGGACCGCCAACGGTCAATGGAAAGCCCGGTGTGCATCACGTATTGAGCCGTACAACGAAGGACCTTATCTGCCGATATAAAACACTCAAAGGCTACTGTGTGCCACGCAAAGCAGGCTGGGATACACACGGTTTGCCAGTGGAAATTTCTGTTGAAAAAAAGTTAGGACTCAAAAACAAAGCCGCTGTCGAAGCCTACGGCATTGCTGAGTTTAACCGTGAAGCAAGAAATCTTGTCTATTTCCACATTCAGGATAATAAGGAGGGCTGGGGTCGCCTCACTGACCAAATGGGTTATTGGTGCGACCTTGAAAATCCTTATATCACCTGCGACAATGCCTACATCGAATCAGTCTGGTGGGGTCTAAAGCAGATTTTTGACAAGGGTTTGATTTACAAAGACTACAAAATTGTGCCGCAAGACCCCAAATCTGAAACGGTGCTTAGCTCGCATGAACTGGCACTGGGCTACAAGGAAGTCAAAGACCCCAGCATCTACGTCAAGTTCAAGCGCAAAGGCTGCGACAATGAGTATTTCCTTGCGTGGACAACAACGCCTTGGACACTTATTTCTAATGTCTGCTTAGCCGTTCATCCTGAGGTGGAGTATGTGCGTGTGCGCGTCGGCAACGAAATCTACGTGCTTGCCAAAGCTCGCCTGAGCGTTTTAGGTGAGCCTAGCCCAGAAAACCCGATTGAGATTCTCGAGGCATTTAGAGGGCGCGTTTTAGAATTTGCTGAGTATGAGCAAATCTTGCCGCACCTTAAGGTCAAAGAAAAGGCTTTCTTTGTTACCTTAGGCGATTTTGTCTCCACGGCAGACGGCACAGGCATTGTGCACTGCGCACCTGCTTTTGGCGCCGATGACTATGAGATTTCCAAGAAATACGGGCTGCCGATGTATCAGCCGATTGCGCGTAACGGACACTTTACCGATGAAGTGCCACGCTACGCAGGCAAGTTTTTCAAAGATGCGGATGCTGAAATCATTGCAGAGCTGAAAGCGGCTGGCAGGCTTTTTCGCAAGGAAACTATTACACACAGCTATCCTTTCTCGTGGCGCTACGATGTGCCTGTGATGTATTATGCACGCGAGTCATGGTATATCCGCACCACAGCTGTGGCGCAGCGAATGGTAGAGCTCAATCGCACCATCAATTGGCAACCGCCTGAAATTGGCACAGGTCGCTTTGGCAACTGGCTTGAGGAAAACAAAGACTGGGCACTTTCACGCGAGCGTTTCTGGGGTACGCCCCTACCAATTTGGGTCTCCGAAGATTTCAAAATCGGCGACGACCACACCTCTGGTAACCTTTTCTGCATTGGCTCGATTGCCGAACTCAAAGAAGGATTTATTGACATTGACGGCAAACCCTACAAGCTGGGCGATGCCCTTGCGCAAGGTTTGGTTGAATTAGACCTTCATAAGCCCTTTGTTGACCAAATCTATTTTATTCGCAATGGCAAAAAATTTACGCGCACTCCTGAACTGATTGATGTCTGGTTCGACTCTGGCGCGATGCCTTTTGCACAGTGGCATTACCCCTTTGAGAATCAAGAAGCCTTCGAGCGCGGTTTTCCTGCTGACTATATCTGCGAAGCGGTTGACCAAACACGCGGGTGGTTTTACACCCTGCACGCTATTGCCACGCTGATTTTTGACAAGCCTGCCTTCAAAAACCTTATCGTCAATGGACACATTCTGGACAAAAACAAGCAGAAGATGTCCAAATCCAAAGGCAATGTGGTTGACCCCTTCGTAATCATGAACCGTTATGGGGCGGATTCTTTGCGCTGGTATTTGGTTAATTCAAGTCCAGTGTGGTTGCCTAAGGCTTTTGATGAAGAAGAAATTTTGGAAGAGCAGCGCAAATTTTTCCGCAGCTTCATTGAAAGCTACAAGTTCTTTGCGCTCTACGCTAATGTTGATGGGTTCGAGTATAAGGAGGCTCGCTTACCCGTGCGAGAGCGCACAGAACTTGACCGGTGGATTCTTTCCGTCCTCAATACGCTCATTCAAGGTGTCGACGATGCCTTAGCTAACTATGACCCTACAACGGCAACACGCCTTATTGAGGATTTCACGGTCAATCAACTCTCAAACTGGTATATTCGCCGCTCACGACGCCGATTCTGGAAAGGCGAAATGGGTCTGGACAAACTTGCAGCTTACCAGACGCTCTACGAGTGTCTCATCACAGTGGCAAAATTGGTTTCGCCCTTCTGCCCATTTATCGCCGAAGAGATTTACCGCAACCTTAATACTGTAACAGGCAAAGAGCCTTACGAGTCTGTGCACTTATCATACTTTCCTGAGATTGAACCAGAGGCAATTGATAAGGCACTGGAAGCCAGAATGAAGAAAGCACAAGCGATTTGCTCGCTTGCCTTGTCGTTGCGCAAGAAAGCTGAACTCAAAGTGCGTCAGCCCTTGCGTCGAATGCTTTTGCCTGTGTTGGATAAAGAGACACGGCGTGAAATTGAAACCGTCAAAGACATTATTCTGGAAGAGGTGAATATCAAGTCTATTGAGTTCGTTGATGATGAATCTGGCATCGTGAGCAAAAAAGCAAAGCCAAACTTTAGAACTTTGGGCAAAAAGTTTGGCAAAGAGGTTAATGCTGTGGCGAACCGCATTCGAATGCTCTCAGCGCAGGAAATTACCAAGCTGGAAAGAAGTGGCAGCTTGGAGCTTGAGCTGAACGGTCGCACGGTTTCAATTGTCAAAGAGGATGTCGAAATTCTCACGGAGGATTTGGAAGGCTGGTTGGTTGCCAGCGACGAGACGCTGAAACTGACGGTCGCACTGGACACCGAGCTCACGCAAGAATTAATTTGGGAAGGTTTGGCGCGAGAGCTTGTCAGCCGCGTGCAAGCACTGCGCAAAGAGCGCGGCTTGGACATCACAGATAGAATTATCTTACGCATTGATGCTCCAGAAGCGCTGCGCCACGCCATTGAGCACAACCGCGACTATATCCAGAACGAAACACTGGCTACACGCATTGATTGGACGCTCAATGGAGGTGAGCGCGCAGAAGAGGATATCAATGGCGAACGATGCCGAATTGAGTTGGAAAAACTCTAA